One genomic window of Motacilla alba alba isolate MOTALB_02 chromosome 1, Motacilla_alba_V1.0_pri, whole genome shotgun sequence includes the following:
- the GJA8 gene encoding gap junction alpha-8 protein translates to MGDWSFLGNILEQVNEQSTVIGRVWLTVLFIFRILILGTAAELVWGDEQSDFVCNTQQPGCENVCYDEAFPISHIRLWVLQIIFVSTPSLMYFGHAVHHVRMEEKRKEREEAERRQQAEVDEEKLPLAPNQNKGNNPDGTKKFRLEGTLLRTYIFHIIFKTLFEVGFIVGQYFLYGFRILPLYRCGRWPCPNLVDCFVSRPTEKTIFIMFMLVVASVSLFLNLVEISHLILKRIRRALRRPAEEQLGEVPEKPLHAITVPSIPKAKGYKLLEEEKPVSHYFPLTEVGVEPSPLPSAYNEFEEKIGMGPLEDLSRAFDERLPSYAQAKEPEEEKVRAEEEEREEEQPGPQEEPGMKKTEEEMVRDEVEGPSAPAELAADMRPLSRLSKASSRARSDDLTV, encoded by the coding sequence ATGGGTGACTGGAGTTTCTTGGGGAACATTTTAGAGCAGGTGAATGAGCAATCCACTGTCATTGGGAGAGTTTGGCTCACAGTACTCTTCATTTTCCGCATCCTGATCCTGGGCACGGCTGCCGAGCTCGTGTGGGGAGACGAGCAGTCAGACTTTGTGTGCAACACCCAGCAACCTGGTTGTGAGAACGTCTGCTACGATGAGgccttccccatctcccacaTCCGGCTCTGGGTCCTGCAAATCATTTTTGTATCCACCCCTTCACTAATGTACTTCGGCCATGCTGTGCACCACGTCCGCatggaggagaagaggaaagagagggaggaagCTGAGAGGCGCCAGCAAGCTGAGGTGGATGAAGAGAAACTGCCCCTGgctccaaaccaaaacaaaggcAACAACCCTGATGGAACCAAGAAGTTTCGCCTGGAAGGTACTCTCCTGAGAACGTACATCTTCCACATCATTTTTAAAACCCTCTTTGAGGTGGGATTCATAGTAGGTCAGTACTTCCTGTATGGCTTCCGAATTCTCCCCCTTTACCGCTGCGGGCGGTGGCCCTGTCCCAATCTTGTGGACTGTTTTGTCTCCAGGCCCACGGAGAAGACCATCTTCATTATGTTCATGCTGGTGGTGGCTTCTGTGTCCCTATTCCTCAACCTGGTGGAGATCAGTCATTTGATCTTGAAAAGAATCCGGAGGGCTCTGAGGAggccagcagaggagcagcttggAGAGGTCCCAGAGAAGCCACTCCATGCCATCACAGTCCCCTCCATCCCAAAGGCCAAAGGCTACAAGCTGCTGGAAGAAGAGAAGCCGGTGTCCCACTATTTTCCTCTCACGGAAGTAGGGGTTGAGCCCAGCCCCCTTCCATCAGCCTACAATGAGTTTGAGGAGAAGATTGGGATGGGACCACTGGAAGATCTATCCCGGGCATTCGATGAGAGGTTACCATCATATGCGCAAGCGAAGGAACCAGAAGAGGAGAAGGTAcgagcagaggaggaggaacgagaggaggagcagccagggcctCAGGAAGAGCCAGggatgaagaaaacagaagaggagATGGTGAGAGATGAAGTGGAAGGGCCTTCAGCACCTGCTGAACTTGCCGCTGATATGAGACCCCTGAGCAGGCTAAGTAAAGCCAGCAGCCGGGCCAGGTCAGATGATTTGACTGTATGA